A stretch of Amycolatopsis balhimycina FH 1894 DNA encodes these proteins:
- a CDS encoding ABC transporter substrate-binding protein has translation MRWFRNASMVAVAVAATLGLAACGGGSGSGDKPAAQSKGGAPIVVASFNFTDSQILAEIYAQALEAKGYPVARKLNLGSRELIYPSLKSGELQFIPEYQGAAITTGFGKEAGKTAQEEHDQLAKLFEPSGVALLNFAAAEDKNTYIVKSDLAKEKGLASISDLKKLDKVVMAGPPECEKRLPCFKGFTDVYKLTNITFQTIQEAGPRVQQLKSGAVTVIPVDSVSPLTGDSNYTVLKDDLNIVPTENVVPAVNKKVADERGADFANAVNAVSAKLTTDVMRDLNKRVDSDGEKAADVAKDWLAQAGL, from the coding sequence GTGCGCTGGTTCCGGAACGCGTCGATGGTGGCGGTGGCTGTCGCGGCGACGCTCGGCTTGGCCGCCTGTGGTGGTGGCAGCGGCAGCGGTGACAAGCCCGCCGCGCAGAGCAAGGGTGGCGCGCCGATCGTCGTCGCGTCCTTCAACTTCACCGACAGCCAGATCCTCGCGGAGATCTACGCGCAGGCCCTGGAAGCCAAGGGCTACCCGGTGGCGCGCAAGCTGAACCTGGGCTCGCGCGAGCTGATCTACCCGTCGCTGAAGTCCGGTGAGCTGCAGTTCATCCCGGAGTACCAGGGTGCGGCGATCACCACCGGCTTCGGCAAGGAAGCCGGCAAGACCGCGCAGGAGGAGCACGACCAGCTGGCCAAGCTGTTCGAGCCCAGCGGTGTCGCGCTGCTGAACTTCGCGGCCGCCGAGGACAAGAACACCTACATCGTCAAGTCCGACCTGGCCAAGGAAAAGGGCCTCGCGTCGATCAGCGACCTGAAGAAGCTGGACAAGGTCGTCATGGCGGGCCCGCCGGAGTGCGAGAAGCGGCTTCCGTGCTTCAAGGGCTTCACGGACGTCTACAAGCTGACCAACATCACCTTCCAGACCATCCAGGAAGCCGGGCCGCGCGTCCAGCAGCTCAAGTCGGGCGCGGTCACGGTCATCCCGGTCGACTCGGTCAGCCCGCTGACCGGCGACTCGAACTACACCGTGCTCAAGGACGACCTGAACATCGTGCCGACCGAGAACGTCGTGCCCGCCGTGAACAAGAAGGTCGCCGACGAGCGCGGCGCCGACTTCGCCAACGCGGTCAACGCGGTGAGCGCCAAGCTGACCACGGATGTCATGCGCGACCTGAACAAGCGCGTCGACTCCGACGGCGAGAAGGCCGCCGACGTCGCGAAGGACTGGCTCGCCCAGGCCGGTCTCTGA
- a CDS encoding SRPBCC family protein, with translation MTEPDLVLRAVVPAPPKVTYEALTDPAALRVWLTEHAEVDLPARFEFWGPSTPDGAEPHQRVLHVDERSIRFGWTVEGVEDTVQFEVDEDQDGTLVTLSHSDLPSFEEVLADKAGARGAVQTFWALAVANLADYLAGRELTPKIDFTSDQLRASVVIDAAPAEVFDSLVQPEHFRRWFRANVDIEPRLGGRFAMGGFDVDPGGAKFVEFEPGRKAALRFADNETTTWELAGSDGRTRLTIVHSGFDPANPPYSAWGGWLSGVAELRRYHELPVWRSIWRKIEVAGVPAGILVTDE, from the coding sequence ATGACCGAACCTGACCTGGTCCTTCGCGCGGTCGTTCCGGCTCCGCCGAAGGTCACGTACGAAGCGCTGACCGATCCGGCCGCGCTGCGTGTCTGGCTGACCGAGCACGCCGAGGTCGATCTGCCCGCCAGATTCGAGTTCTGGGGCCCCTCCACCCCGGACGGCGCCGAGCCGCACCAGCGCGTGCTGCACGTGGACGAGCGCAGCATCCGGTTCGGCTGGACCGTGGAGGGTGTGGAGGACACGGTGCAGTTCGAGGTGGACGAGGATCAGGACGGCACGCTGGTGACGCTCAGCCACAGCGACCTGCCCAGTTTCGAGGAGGTGCTGGCCGACAAGGCCGGTGCCCGTGGCGCGGTGCAGACGTTCTGGGCGCTGGCGGTCGCCAACCTGGCCGACTACCTGGCCGGCCGTGAGCTGACCCCGAAGATCGACTTCACCTCGGACCAGCTGCGCGCGTCGGTCGTCATCGACGCGGCACCGGCCGAGGTGTTCGACTCCCTGGTCCAGCCGGAGCACTTCCGCCGCTGGTTCCGCGCCAACGTGGACATCGAGCCCCGGCTGGGCGGCCGGTTCGCGATGGGCGGGTTCGATGTGGACCCGGGCGGGGCCAAGTTCGTCGAGTTCGAACCAGGCCGCAAGGCGGCCCTGCGCTTCGCCGACAACGAGACGACCACCTGGGAGCTGGCCGGTTCGGACGGCCGGACCCGGCTCACCATCGTGCACAGCGGTTTCGACCCCGCCAACCCGCCGTATTCGGCCTGGGGCGGCTGGCTCAGCGGCGTCGCCGAGTTGCGGCGCTACCACGAGCTGCCGGTCTGGCGCTCGATCTGGCGCAAGATCGAGGTAGCGGGCGTCCCCGCCGGGATCCTCGTGACCGACGAGTGA
- a CDS encoding winged helix-turn-helix domain-containing protein, giving the protein MRDIVYLDQIEQAEALLKPQRIEVLRQLAEPRSCTEVAAELDQTPQRVYYHVKRLVEAGLAGQVAERRVRGIHEGIYQAAARSYWLAPSLVGRIGLRQTRDRLSLGYLIDLMEDVQADVAALDRTRPDLPSIGVSGEIRVRPEQRKAFLDDLQQTLQDLFTRYGGAEGDAFRLAVACYPKGNPDDRT; this is encoded by the coding sequence ATGAGAGACATCGTCTACCTCGATCAGATCGAGCAGGCCGAGGCCCTGCTCAAGCCGCAGCGGATCGAAGTGCTGCGGCAGCTCGCCGAGCCCCGGTCGTGCACCGAGGTGGCGGCCGAGCTCGACCAGACCCCCCAGCGGGTCTACTACCACGTGAAACGCCTGGTGGAGGCCGGTCTGGCCGGCCAGGTCGCCGAGCGCCGGGTGCGCGGGATCCACGAGGGGATCTATCAGGCGGCCGCCCGGTCCTACTGGCTGGCGCCGAGCCTGGTGGGGCGGATCGGGCTGCGCCAGACCCGCGACCGGCTCAGCCTCGGCTACCTGATCGACCTGATGGAGGACGTTCAGGCCGACGTCGCCGCCCTCGACCGCACCCGGCCGGATCTGCCGTCGATCGGCGTGTCCGGCGAAATCCGGGTGCGCCCGGAGCAGCGCAAGGCGTTCCTCGACGACCTGCAGCAGACGCTGCAGGACCTGTTCACCCGCTACGGCGGCGCCGAAGGCGACGCGTTCCGCCTGGCCGTCGCCTGCTACCCGAAGGGAAATCCCGATGACCGAACCTGA
- a CDS encoding class I SAM-dependent methyltransferase has translation MWQSGDAYEAFMGRWSRRLAETFVRGLDVPASRRWLDVGCGTGALTAAVLTAADPAEIAGVDPSEGFLATARERVTDPRASFTLADARELPFPDDRFDVVVSGLVLNFVPDPAAAAAEIRRVTVPGGLDVAYLWDLAQGMELLRYFWDAAAEVDPAAADLHEGRRFPLCRPEPLGRLWSDAGLDGVAIDEVRIPTVFTGFDDYWQPFLGRQGPGPAYLATLPEARRDQIRELLRSRLPTAPDGSIPLSARAWVVRGTA, from the coding sequence ATGTGGCAATCGGGTGACGCTTACGAAGCCTTCATGGGCCGCTGGAGCCGCCGGCTCGCGGAGACGTTCGTGCGGGGGCTCGACGTCCCCGCGAGCCGCCGCTGGCTCGACGTCGGCTGCGGGACCGGCGCGCTGACGGCGGCGGTGCTGACCGCGGCCGACCCGGCCGAGATCGCCGGCGTTGACCCATCCGAAGGATTCCTGGCCACGGCCCGGGAGCGCGTGACCGATCCGCGGGCGTCGTTCACGCTCGCCGACGCCCGGGAGCTGCCGTTCCCGGACGACCGCTTCGACGTCGTCGTTTCCGGGCTCGTGCTGAACTTCGTCCCCGACCCGGCCGCGGCCGCCGCGGAGATCAGGCGGGTGACCGTTCCCGGCGGCCTCGACGTGGCCTACCTGTGGGACCTCGCGCAGGGCATGGAGCTGCTCCGGTACTTCTGGGACGCCGCGGCCGAGGTGGACCCGGCGGCCGCGGACCTGCACGAAGGCCGCCGGTTCCCCCTCTGCCGGCCGGAGCCGCTCGGCCGGTTGTGGTCGGACGCGGGCCTGGACGGCGTGGCGATCGACGAGGTCAGGATCCCGACCGTGTTCACCGGCTTCGACGACTACTGGCAGCCGTTCCTCGGCCGGCAGGGCCCGGGGCCGGCGTACCTCGCGACCCTTCCCGAGGCCCGCCGGGACCAGATCCGCGAACTCCTGCGCAGCCGCCTGCCGACCGCACCGGACGGCTCGATCCCGCTGTCCGCCCGCGCCTGGGTCGTGCGCGGGACCGCTTAG
- a CDS encoding MarR family transcriptional regulator has protein sequence MSSRAGRRRSTVVVKESLRELRNQLSLLNHQVSAHLGLKDVDLDCLELIARHGPLSPSALARRAGLHPATMTGILDRLQKGGWIVRERDPEAADRRAVAVRAVRGRNAELFRLYAGMNTAMDELCAGYSEDELALIAEFLHRATSAGHTATGDLADG, from the coding sequence ATGAGTTCGCGAGCGGGCCGCCGCCGGTCGACCGTGGTGGTGAAGGAGTCGTTGCGGGAGCTGCGCAACCAGCTTTCGCTGCTGAACCACCAGGTCAGCGCGCACCTGGGCCTCAAGGACGTCGACCTGGACTGCCTCGAGCTGATCGCCCGGCACGGCCCGCTCAGCCCGAGTGCGCTCGCCCGCCGCGCGGGCCTGCACCCGGCGACGATGACCGGCATCCTCGACCGGCTCCAGAAGGGCGGCTGGATCGTCCGCGAACGCGACCCCGAAGCGGCCGACCGGCGCGCGGTCGCCGTGCGCGCGGTCCGCGGCCGCAACGCCGAGCTGTTCCGGCTCTACGCGGGGATGAACACCGCGATGGACGAGCTCTGCGCCGGCTACAGCGAAGACGAGCTGGCGCTGATCGCGGAGTTCCTCCACCGCGCGACGTCGGCGGGGCACACCGCGACCGGTGACCTGGCTGACGGCTGA
- a CDS encoding SRPBCC family protein, with protein MGKVTATAERTIDAPADKVRALVADYAETRPKLLTEHYRDYEVTEGGVGAGTKAGWKLQATSKRVRDVKATVTEPRPGTLVETDANSSMVTTWTVAEAGERSVVKIETAWDGAGGIGGFFEKTFAPGGLKKIYDGVLGKLAEIV; from the coding sequence ATGGGAAAGGTCACGGCCACCGCGGAGCGCACGATCGACGCCCCGGCCGACAAGGTCCGCGCGCTCGTCGCCGACTACGCCGAAACGCGCCCGAAGCTGCTCACCGAGCACTACCGCGACTACGAGGTGACCGAGGGCGGCGTCGGCGCCGGGACCAAGGCCGGGTGGAAGCTGCAGGCAACGTCGAAGCGCGTGCGCGACGTCAAGGCCACCGTCACCGAGCCTCGCCCGGGGACACTGGTCGAAACCGACGCGAACTCCAGCATGGTCACCACGTGGACGGTCGCCGAAGCGGGTGAACGTAGTGTCGTGAAGATCGAGACCGCCTGGGACGGTGCGGGCGGCATCGGCGGTTTCTTCGAGAAGACCTTCGCGCCGGGTGGGCTGAAGAAGATCTACGACGGCGTGCTCGGGAAGCTCGCGGAGATCGTGTAA
- a CDS encoding NADP-dependent oxidoreductase, protein MSTATEIRLASRPEGVPTHDNFEIVDTEVPAPGANQILVRNLIMSVDPAMRGRMKDVKSYAPPFGVGEVMSGGAVGEVVTSNVDDVKPGDHVLHQAGWRTHAVLDAGRYVKVDGAAAPLSTYLGVLGMPGLTAYSGLLESAEFKPGDTVFVSGAAGAVGSLVGQIAKLKGAKRVIGSAGSAEKVRHLIDDLGFDAAFNYKDGPVVEQLHKAAPEGIDVYFDNVGGEHLEAAIDAITVHGRIAICGMISTYNATEPTPAPRNLAQVIAKRLTIRGLLVIDHWHLQQQFVSEVAPLVSSGEIKYSETFVDGIRNAPEAFLGLLSGANTGKMLVRIAD, encoded by the coding sequence ATGAGCACGGCGACCGAAATCCGGCTGGCTTCGCGGCCGGAAGGTGTTCCGACGCACGACAACTTCGAGATCGTCGACACCGAGGTGCCGGCGCCGGGTGCCAACCAGATCCTGGTCCGCAACCTGATCATGAGCGTCGACCCCGCGATGCGTGGCCGCATGAAGGACGTCAAGTCCTACGCGCCGCCGTTCGGAGTCGGCGAGGTCATGTCCGGCGGGGCCGTCGGCGAGGTCGTCACGTCGAACGTCGACGACGTCAAGCCGGGTGACCACGTCCTGCACCAGGCCGGCTGGCGCACCCACGCCGTGCTCGACGCGGGCCGGTACGTCAAGGTCGACGGGGCCGCGGCGCCGCTGTCGACGTACCTCGGCGTGCTCGGCATGCCGGGCCTGACCGCGTACTCGGGCCTGCTGGAGTCGGCCGAGTTCAAGCCGGGCGACACGGTGTTCGTGTCCGGCGCGGCCGGCGCGGTCGGCTCGCTGGTCGGGCAGATCGCGAAGCTGAAGGGCGCCAAGCGCGTCATCGGCTCCGCGGGTTCGGCGGAGAAGGTCCGCCACCTGATCGACGACCTCGGCTTCGACGCCGCCTTCAACTACAAGGACGGCCCGGTCGTCGAGCAGCTGCACAAGGCGGCGCCGGAGGGCATCGACGTCTACTTCGACAACGTCGGCGGCGAGCACCTCGAAGCGGCCATCGACGCCATCACCGTGCACGGCCGGATCGCCATCTGCGGGATGATCTCCACGTACAACGCGACCGAGCCGACGCCGGCGCCGCGCAACCTCGCGCAGGTCATCGCCAAGCGGCTCACCATCCGCGGCCTGCTGGTGATCGACCACTGGCACCTGCAGCAGCAATTCGTCAGCGAAGTCGCGCCGCTGGTCAGCTCCGGCGAGATCAAGTACTCCGAGACCTTCGTCGACGGCATCCGCAACGCGCCCGAGGCGTTCCTCGGCCTGCTGTCCGGGGCCAACACCGGCAAGATGCTGGTCCGCATCGCGGACTAG
- a CDS encoding haloacid dehalogenase type II: protein MLCVFDVNETLLDLAPMDALVGGPELRREWFGLAIHTVLTVTATGGYQDFAGIAGAAAVEVAARHGREVDLAALGEGLRSLPAHPDVEAGLAKLREAGHTVVALTNSPLATAEAQLQNSGLAPLFDRIFSAEQAGRLKPAPEPYHQVVAAYPGQEAVMIAAHDWDIAGAQAAGLRTALLARPGVRPLPGSPEPTYTISALPELAELL, encoded by the coding sequence ATGCTGTGCGTGTTCGACGTCAACGAGACCCTGCTCGACCTCGCCCCGATGGACGCCCTGGTCGGCGGCCCCGAACTGCGGCGCGAGTGGTTCGGGCTGGCCATCCACACCGTCCTGACGGTGACGGCGACCGGCGGCTACCAGGACTTCGCCGGCATCGCGGGCGCGGCCGCCGTCGAGGTGGCCGCCCGGCACGGGCGGGAGGTCGATCTCGCCGCGCTCGGGGAAGGGCTGCGGAGCCTCCCCGCCCATCCGGACGTCGAAGCAGGCCTGGCGAAGCTCCGGGAGGCGGGCCACACCGTCGTCGCGCTGACGAACTCGCCGCTCGCCACCGCCGAGGCCCAGCTGCAGAACTCCGGCCTGGCCCCGCTCTTCGACCGGATCTTCTCGGCCGAGCAGGCCGGCCGGCTCAAGCCCGCGCCGGAGCCGTACCACCAGGTCGTGGCCGCCTACCCCGGGCAGGAGGCGGTGATGATCGCCGCGCACGACTGGGACATCGCGGGCGCGCAGGCGGCCGGGCTGCGGACGGCGTTGCTCGCCCGTCCCGGCGTCCGCCCGCTGCCCGGCTCACCCGAGCCGACGTACACGATCTCGGCCCTGCCGGAGCTGGCCGAGCTGCTCTAG
- a CDS encoding ArsR/SmtB family transcription factor, protein MPGELPIPEMADVDLGAVLSALADPHRRAVVLELVGGDGGERACSSFPLPIAKSTRTHHWRVLREAGLVRQRDAGNGTFVRLRRDEFDARFPGLLDVVAEISTAGSSPVRRASRPAPPPRPAEPSGRA, encoded by the coding sequence ATGCCCGGTGAACTGCCGATCCCCGAGATGGCCGACGTCGACCTCGGCGCCGTCCTGTCCGCGCTCGCCGATCCGCACCGCCGCGCGGTGGTCCTGGAGCTCGTCGGCGGCGACGGCGGTGAGCGGGCCTGCTCGTCGTTCCCGCTGCCGATCGCCAAGTCGACCCGGACGCACCACTGGCGCGTGCTGCGCGAGGCCGGCCTGGTCCGGCAGCGCGACGCGGGGAACGGCACGTTCGTCCGCCTGCGGCGGGACGAGTTCGACGCGCGGTTCCCCGGCCTGCTCGACGTCGTCGCCGAGATCAGTACTGCTGGGTCATCGCCCGTTCGTCGAGCCTCGCGTCCAGCTCCTCCGCCGAGACCGGCAGAGCCATCTGGTCGCGCATGA
- a CDS encoding pyridoxamine 5'-phosphate oxidase family protein, protein MGIIDSHEALREVIGEAAELTQKKVIDRIDEHARNLIEHSPFVLLATSAPDGSCDVSPRGDPAGSVLVLDETTLVLADRPGNKLVDSFRNIVDNPHAGLLFLVPGMNETLRVNGRATLVSEAPYFDSLVVKGKRPKLAVVVEVQELYMHCAKAFLRSSLWDPSTWPERSSLPSMGTIMRDQMALPVSAEELDARLDERAMTQQY, encoded by the coding sequence ATGGGGATCATCGACTCACACGAGGCACTGCGCGAAGTGATCGGCGAGGCCGCCGAGCTGACGCAGAAGAAGGTCATCGACCGGATCGACGAGCACGCGCGAAACCTGATCGAGCACTCGCCGTTCGTGCTGCTGGCGACGTCGGCGCCGGACGGCAGCTGCGACGTCTCACCCCGCGGCGACCCGGCGGGCTCGGTACTGGTGCTCGACGAGACGACGCTGGTGCTCGCGGACCGGCCGGGCAACAAGCTGGTCGACAGCTTCCGCAACATCGTCGACAACCCGCACGCGGGCCTGCTGTTCCTGGTGCCGGGCATGAACGAGACGCTGCGGGTCAACGGCCGCGCGACCCTGGTGTCGGAGGCGCCGTACTTCGACTCGCTGGTGGTCAAGGGAAAGCGGCCGAAGCTCGCGGTGGTGGTCGAGGTCCAGGAGCTGTACATGCACTGCGCGAAGGCGTTCCTGCGGTCGTCGCTATGGGACCCGTCGACGTGGCCGGAGCGTTCGTCGCTGCCGTCGATGGGCACGATCATGCGCGACCAGATGGCTCTGCCGGTCTCGGCGGAGGAGCTGGACGCGAGGCTCGACGAACGGGCGATGACCCAGCAGTACTGA
- a CDS encoding TetR/AcrR family transcriptional regulator, with translation MSQAMGGKYHHGDLRGELVRVSLDLIAEHGLEGFSVAEVARRAKVSPGAPYRHFASRESLLAEVAGNIACQLADRVATAAGEHEDPADALAAAAGAYTRYLIERRAGMNVIYADGLHGPQHTGLHEQTRRLTDEFLMRCLAVAPDPATALELMEQLFTQAHGYGTFHLDGVFVKHGYSVDLVVRKSTEAARAAIIGRAVGGAR, from the coding sequence GTGAGCCAGGCCATGGGCGGCAAGTACCACCACGGCGACCTCCGCGGCGAGCTCGTGCGCGTCTCACTCGACCTGATCGCCGAACACGGCCTCGAAGGCTTCTCGGTCGCGGAGGTCGCGCGGCGGGCGAAGGTCAGCCCCGGTGCGCCCTACCGGCATTTCGCCTCCCGGGAAAGCCTGCTGGCCGAGGTCGCGGGCAACATCGCCTGCCAGCTGGCGGACCGCGTCGCCACCGCGGCCGGCGAGCACGAAGACCCGGCAGACGCCCTCGCGGCGGCCGCGGGCGCGTACACGCGGTACCTGATCGAGCGCCGGGCCGGGATGAACGTCATCTACGCCGACGGTCTCCACGGCCCGCAGCACACCGGCCTCCACGAGCAGACCCGGCGGCTGACGGACGAGTTCCTCATGCGCTGCCTGGCCGTCGCCCCGGACCCGGCGACCGCGCTGGAGCTGATGGAGCAGCTGTTCACCCAGGCCCACGGCTACGGCACGTTCCACCTCGACGGCGTCTTCGTGAAGCACGGCTATTCGGTGGACCTCGTGGTGCGCAAGTCCACGGAAGCCGCGCGCGCCGCCATCATCGGCCGGGCTGTCGGTGGGGCGCGCTAG
- a CDS encoding NAD(P)-dependent alcohol dehydrogenase encodes MSTTTHAIAAPAPGAPLAPTTIERRDLRPGDVLIDIAYAGICHSDIHQAKEDWGQAIFPMVPGHEIAGVVAAVGSDVTKYQVGDRVGVGCMVDSCGECEYCTAGTEQFCVKGNIQTYNGVGFDGENTYGGYSNQIVVKDAFVCRIPEGIDLDVAAPLLCAGITTYSPLHHWGAGPGKKVAVIGLGGLGHLGVKIAAAMGAEVTVLSQSLKKQEDGLKLGASEYYATSDEATFDVLRGKFDIILNTVSAKLPIDAYLSLLKVGGAMVNVGAPGEPLAYNAFSLLGGNKVLAGSMIGGIAETQEMLDFCAKHGIGAEIETISADKVNEAYERVENSDVRYRFVIDAKTIGA; translated from the coding sequence ATGAGCACGACCACGCACGCCATCGCCGCCCCGGCGCCGGGCGCGCCGCTGGCGCCGACCACGATCGAGCGCCGTGACCTGCGTCCCGGCGACGTGCTGATCGACATCGCCTACGCCGGCATCTGCCACAGCGACATCCACCAGGCCAAGGAGGACTGGGGCCAGGCGATCTTCCCGATGGTCCCGGGTCACGAGATCGCCGGCGTCGTCGCCGCGGTCGGCTCGGACGTCACGAAGTACCAGGTCGGTGACCGCGTCGGCGTCGGCTGCATGGTCGACTCCTGCGGCGAGTGCGAATACTGCACGGCCGGCACCGAGCAGTTCTGCGTCAAGGGCAACATCCAGACGTACAACGGCGTCGGCTTCGACGGCGAGAACACCTACGGCGGCTACAGCAACCAGATCGTCGTGAAGGACGCCTTCGTCTGCCGCATCCCGGAGGGCATCGACCTCGATGTCGCCGCGCCGCTGCTGTGCGCGGGCATCACCACCTACTCGCCGCTGCATCACTGGGGTGCCGGCCCCGGCAAGAAGGTCGCCGTGATCGGCCTCGGCGGACTCGGCCACCTGGGCGTCAAGATCGCCGCCGCCATGGGCGCCGAGGTGACCGTGCTGAGCCAGAGCCTCAAGAAGCAGGAGGACGGGCTCAAGCTGGGCGCTTCCGAGTACTACGCGACCAGCGACGAGGCCACGTTCGACGTCCTGCGCGGCAAGTTCGACATCATCCTCAACACCGTGTCGGCCAAGCTGCCGATCGACGCCTACCTGAGCCTGCTCAAGGTCGGCGGCGCGATGGTCAACGTCGGCGCGCCCGGCGAACCGCTGGCCTACAACGCCTTCTCGCTGCTCGGCGGTAACAAGGTGCTGGCCGGCTCGATGATCGGCGGCATCGCCGAGACGCAGGAGATGCTGGACTTCTGCGCGAAGCACGGCATCGGCGCGGAGATCGAGACGATCTCGGCTGACAAGGTCAACGAGGCCTACGAGCGTGTCGAGAACTCCGACGTGCGCTACCGGTTCGTCATCGACGCCAAGACCATCGGCGCGTGA
- the purU gene encoding formyltetrahydrofolate deformylase, which yields MSGVTAPERRYVITFGCPDRTGIIARISGFLAEHGGWIVEAAYHTDPDTGWFFTRQVVRADSLPFDAAELRARFGEVAAELSAESSWQVTDTGERRRAVILVSKAGHCLYDLLGRVASGELDVDIAAVIGNHESLGDITRAHGIPFHHVPFPAGGKEAAFEQVRKLVDEHDPHAVVLARFMQILPAGLCREWAGRAINIHHSFLPSFIGAKPYHQAHTRGVKLVGATCHYVTADLDAGPIIEQDVIRVDHGDSVEDMVRKGRDIEKVTLARGLRWHLENRVLVHGNRTVVF from the coding sequence ATGTCCGGCGTGACCGCTCCCGAACGCCGCTACGTCATCACCTTCGGCTGCCCCGACCGCACCGGCATCATCGCCCGGATCTCCGGGTTCCTCGCCGAGCACGGCGGCTGGATCGTCGAGGCGGCCTACCACACCGACCCGGACACGGGCTGGTTCTTCACCCGCCAGGTGGTCCGGGCCGACTCACTGCCCTTCGACGCCGCCGAACTGCGCGCCCGCTTCGGTGAGGTGGCCGCGGAGCTGTCCGCCGAATCGAGCTGGCAGGTCACCGACACCGGCGAGCGGCGCCGCGCGGTGATCCTCGTCTCGAAGGCCGGGCACTGCCTGTACGACCTGCTCGGCCGCGTCGCCTCCGGCGAGCTGGACGTCGACATCGCGGCGGTGATCGGCAACCACGAGAGCCTCGGCGACATCACCCGTGCGCACGGCATCCCGTTCCACCACGTGCCGTTCCCGGCCGGCGGCAAGGAAGCGGCGTTCGAGCAGGTGCGCAAGCTGGTCGACGAGCACGACCCGCACGCGGTGGTGCTGGCCCGGTTCATGCAGATCCTGCCCGCCGGCCTGTGCCGCGAGTGGGCGGGCCGGGCGATCAACATCCACCACAGCTTCCTGCCGTCGTTCATCGGCGCGAAGCCGTACCACCAGGCACACACGCGCGGCGTGAAGCTGGTCGGCGCGACGTGCCACTACGTGACGGCGGACCTCGACGCGGGCCCGATCATCGAGCAGGACGTCATCCGCGTCGACCACGGCGACTCGGTCGAGGACATGGTCCGCAAGGGCCGGGACATCGAGAAGGTGACGCTGGCCCGCGGCCTGCGCTGGCACCTGGAGAACCGGGTGCTGGTGCACGGCAACCGGACAGTGGTGTTCTGA
- a CDS encoding maleylpyruvate isomerase family mycothiol-dependent enzyme, with translation MRLFEAIDVHADGLKRAALTTGPLARVPNCPKWTVHDLVTHIAFVHGFAIGLAVNRPVKPAPPQDWDDVLGWWDGQRLALREALSHDPAAPAFSPYPGFESTVGDWTRRMAHETAIHRLDAESALDDVPRTRFSPEFANDGIDEFLTYLTPRLGNKADVRVTTPERTWTVGEPGAEVAGAADDVYRALWGRPHQASVTGDLAPLAAP, from the coding sequence ATGCGGCTGTTCGAAGCGATCGACGTCCACGCCGACGGGCTCAAGCGGGCGGCGCTGACGACCGGGCCCCTGGCACGGGTGCCGAACTGTCCGAAATGGACTGTCCATGACCTGGTGACGCACATCGCGTTCGTGCACGGCTTCGCGATCGGCCTGGCGGTGAACCGGCCCGTGAAACCGGCGCCTCCGCAAGACTGGGACGACGTCCTCGGGTGGTGGGACGGCCAGCGTCTCGCCCTGCGCGAAGCGTTGAGCCACGACCCGGCAGCCCCGGCTTTCTCGCCGTACCCGGGCTTCGAGTCGACGGTCGGCGACTGGACGCGGCGCATGGCCCACGAGACGGCGATCCACCGCCTGGACGCCGAATCGGCGCTCGACGACGTCCCGCGGACGCGCTTCTCGCCGGAGTTCGCGAACGACGGGATCGACGAGTTCCTGACCTACCTCACCCCACGCCTGGGCAACAAAGCCGACGTGCGCGTCACGACGCCGGAGCGCACGTGGACCGTCGGCGAGCCCGGCGCGGAGGTCGCCGGCGCCGCCGACGACGTCTACCGCGCGCTGTGGGGCCGTCCGCACCAGGCGTCCGTCACGGGTGACCTCGCACCGCTCGCGGCGCCCTGA